One part of the Spiroplasma turonicum genome encodes these proteins:
- a CDS encoding endo-beta-N-acetylglucosaminidase, with amino-acid sequence MKKLIALLNSTILLMPLCATAVSCDKPAKSFGTNLSEIEDYSWKEEQPYFEGYKNLQSFNKPSKVENTLKLNIKNIKNYLDYNDFNTGFKTNEDALKQSPTGVPLNSHFLPNGNLKKDLHQIDKSEIFDEENSLLDWNYEDDNDAKYNVSRIPLQKTTKVAKKWVASQNENVMEMNMSTVIPSTSKQNTIVGNNKAFTRFINNYQYNDITVSWGGAINEGIILPPAANEVHKAHLNGTKILGNIFLDGYHGLKIELLRDFIKTDSEGNYLIVDKLIDMALKYNFDGWFLNNEPNGYFSDGSIVSYVTIIEIMKQFKNKVNELFKNKPSEKLLFFSYKNNGSLNNIPENEESKQLYENSDYFLTDFGQTYNDSYEYIKEKNKQPNEVFNMYNVGAWVNGKPYYDKDLLGRFDTGSLAYLNEADDSIKGNDGQIIRKYKYGDMSKNNSISVFASQWPVEIGGSEGDKLTGVDEYERDAYRLVAANKYDDMLYTGHNRKLSEKDEGVYTFTTDIDAVNKYSYGLGHIVQENTVLNDYNDVFFTHFSTGNGIKFNSLDVDNSIISLEKYPWSNTNIADVQPTYKWFITDSKGNQLDSDKISGYYDYHNPYLKGNSLSLGSGYNDKGEITPFENIGENGTYNWWIMGSNYIINKSKEVKMIVKSSQVNNIKIIYDDSSGTKIAVTSTKNLGNGWTELSANVDSKGTIAKFGLQFEGNSGLLKIGQMQVLNKGAKPKTFDNNFNSIVSDLVISRNNGIKNYRLSFDNLLKDDDLYSYYEIYADNNDKIVRVSESNKNDYFIKNIDWDLKTLYVKVINNLNSTVKWFEVEV; translated from the coding sequence ATGAAAAAATTAATTGCTTTATTAAATTCAACAATTTTATTGATGCCATTATGCGCTACAGCAGTTTCATGCGATAAACCAGCAAAATCATTTGGTACTAATTTATCAGAAATAGAAGATTATAGTTGAAAAGAAGAACAACCTTATTTTGAAGGTTATAAAAATTTACAAAGTTTTAACAAACCTTCTAAGGTTGAAAATACATTAAAATTAAATATAAAAAATATAAAGAATTATCTTGATTATAACGATTTTAACACTGGATTTAAAACTAATGAAGATGCATTAAAACAATCACCGACTGGTGTCCCTTTAAACTCACATTTTTTACCTAATGGTAATTTAAAAAAAGATTTACATCAAATAGATAAATCTGAAATATTTGATGAAGAAAATAGTTTGTTAGATTGAAATTATGAAGATGATAATGATGCAAAATATAATGTTTCGAGAATACCTTTACAAAAAACAACTAAAGTAGCTAAAAAATGAGTTGCGTCTCAAAACGAAAATGTAATGGAAATGAATATGTCCACTGTTATACCTTCAACATCAAAACAAAATACAATAGTTGGAAATAACAAAGCCTTTACTAGATTTATTAACAATTATCAATATAATGATATTACAGTATCATGAGGTGGAGCTATCAATGAAGGTATTATATTACCACCAGCAGCAAATGAAGTTCATAAAGCACATTTAAATGGAACAAAAATTCTTGGAAACATATTTTTAGATGGTTATCATGGTTTAAAAATTGAATTACTTAGAGATTTTATAAAAACTGACTCAGAAGGAAATTATTTGATTGTTGATAAATTAATCGATATGGCATTAAAATATAATTTTGATGGTTGATTTTTAAATAATGAGCCAAATGGATATTTTTCAGATGGATCTATAGTTAGTTATGTAACAATTATAGAGATAATGAAACAATTTAAAAATAAAGTAAATGAATTATTTAAAAATAAACCAAGTGAAAAATTGTTATTTTTTTCATATAAAAATAATGGAAGTTTAAATAATATACCAGAAAATGAAGAATCTAAACAATTATATGAAAATTCAGATTATTTTTTAACTGACTTTGGACAAACTTATAATGATTCATATGAATATATTAAAGAAAAAAATAAACAACCAAATGAAGTATTTAATATGTATAATGTTGGTGCTTGAGTAAACGGAAAACCATATTATGATAAAGATTTATTAGGAAGATTTGATACTGGATCATTAGCCTATCTGAATGAAGCAGATGACTCTATTAAAGGCAACGATGGCCAAATAATTAGAAAGTATAAATATGGTGACATGTCAAAAAATAATTCAATATCAGTATTTGCTTCACAATGACCAGTTGAAATAGGTGGTTCAGAAGGAGATAAACTAACAGGTGTTGATGAATATGAAAGAGATGCATACCGTTTAGTAGCTGCAAATAAATATGATGATATGCTATACACAGGTCATAATAGAAAATTATCAGAAAAAGATGAAGGTGTATATACTTTTACAACTGATATTGATGCTGTTAATAAATATAGTTATGGATTAGGTCATATTGTTCAAGAAAATACTGTACTCAATGATTATAATGATGTTTTTTTCACCCATTTCTCAACTGGGAATGGTATAAAATTTAATTCTTTAGATGTAGATAATTCGATTATTTCACTAGAAAAATATCCATGATCAAATACAAATATAGCTGATGTACAACCTACTTATAAATGATTTATAACTGATAGTAAGGGTAATCAATTAGATTCTGATAAAATATCAGGTTATTATGATTATCACAATCCATATTTAAAAGGGAACTCATTAAGTTTAGGTAGTGGTTATAATGATAAAGGGGAAATCACTCCATTTGAAAATATCGGTGAAAATGGAACTTATAATTGATGAATTATGGGTTCAAACTACATTATAAATAAAAGCAAAGAAGTTAAAATGATTGTTAAGTCTTCACAAGTTAATAATATTAAAATTATCTATGATGATTCATCTGGTACAAAAATTGCAGTAACAAGTACAAAAAATCTAGGTAATGGTTGAACTGAACTGTCAGCAAACGTTGATTCAAAAGGTACTATAGCTAAGTTTGGGTTACAATTTGAAGGTAATTCTGGTCTTTTAAAAATTGGACAAATGCAAGTTTTAAATAAAGGTGCAAAACCCAAAACTTTTGACAATAATTTTAATAGTATAGTTTCTGATTTAGTAATTTCAAGAAACAATGGTATAAAAAATTATCGTTTAAGTTTTGATAATTTATTAAAAGAT
- a CDS encoding Vmc-like lipoprotein signal peptide domain-containing protein, translating to MKKLISLLGVISITASSISVVTACGNNEQNSFNNSQDQNNVSKLMTQYAKALYLNQNEINTDTNDSQGLGSLHYSSSYIMNDFVKDNYISNLGLDSFEGVETSDYTRYSDISEKYFKNSVELVDEQTNVDSSIYQEGVVAPEISGTMGTITSLVQSLPLILNNLSSPEKFISLMGILSKKLEELISPNLLKTLGKVLNNDVLKDFENAFSINSLKDDKNEFFNYEDTLNAGIIALSNSLDKLINKDSSDETLTYNNSDNINLNIKSASKKVANNLNQLIKGEKKLSFDILTDVSVVPGILYFLRNLLVYINTIKIDMDKVDEIKLFTISEIDEIRTKKLDENSNQLDIKNIVNILYVITNDEKEKGSTVLKNIIGILLATPGDEKPDDSTGTLISSPYNGKKNGLINIISEFAIKLLGSEYLEGKILSMEYIIYIDQFVRSFINWGIGYKSSEGTLTNNFSLVLSFLNEKDILNNFDGFIKDFIINIGKNDWDEYFKNPGKWIDYLYDNNNEKLNLSIKKMLSEPIENLLNSSLFSSNDEVVKIFDNKKDLGLGFLMSESVKKIINTIYKTITLKENENLNYVIKFDSFANLFNSLYKNDALQNALSDIDNFMNNLGLNKDNTIAKDSPLDRIQTILNENLGWLSGIISIINNMISEYNKRLSNTKKVANSIFLNLDVSIKSNSLNDFEYVVKNKLTNIENTFKIKLRYAGNYLKVDELYKLDK from the coding sequence ATGAAAAAATTAATTAGTTTATTAGGTGTAATTTCAATAACAGCCTCTTCAATATCTGTAGTTACAGCTTGTGGAAATAATGAACAAAATAGTTTTAATAATAGTCAAGATCAAAATAATGTATCTAAATTAATGACTCAATATGCAAAAGCATTATATTTAAATCAAAACGAAATAAATACAGATACAAATGATTCTCAAGGATTAGGTTCTTTACATTATAGTTCATCATACATTATGAATGATTTTGTAAAAGATAATTATATATCTAATTTAGGTCTTGATAGTTTTGAAGGAGTTGAAACTTCTGATTATACAAGATATAGTGATATATCTGAAAAGTATTTTAAAAACAGTGTTGAGTTAGTTGATGAACAAACAAATGTTGATTCAAGTATTTATCAAGAAGGTGTAGTTGCACCTGAAATTTCTGGAACAATGGGAACAATAACTTCACTAGTTCAATCACTTCCATTAATATTAAATAACTTATCATCACCTGAAAAGTTTATTTCTTTAATGGGGATTTTATCTAAAAAATTAGAAGAATTAATTTCACCTAATTTATTAAAAACATTAGGTAAAGTTTTAAACAATGATGTTTTAAAAGATTTTGAAAATGCTTTCAGTATAAATAGCTTAAAAGATGATAAAAATGAATTTTTTAATTATGAAGACACTTTAAATGCAGGAATCATAGCTCTTTCAAACTCATTAGATAAATTAATAAATAAAGATTCAAGCGATGAAACATTAACTTATAATAATTCTGATAATATAAACTTAAACATAAAATCAGCTTCAAAGAAAGTTGCAAATAACTTGAATCAATTAATAAAAGGTGAAAAAAAATTAAGTTTTGATATATTAACTGATGTTTCAGTTGTCCCTGGAATTTTATATTTTTTAAGAAATCTTCTAGTATATATAAACACAATAAAAATTGATATGGACAAAGTTGATGAAATAAAACTTTTTACAATATCTGAAATTGATGAAATTCGTACTAAAAAATTAGATGAAAATAGTAATCAACTTGATATTAAAAATATTGTAAATATACTTTATGTAATAACAAATGATGAAAAAGAAAAAGGATCAACAGTATTAAAAAATATTATTGGTATTCTTTTAGCAACTCCCGGTGATGAAAAACCTGATGATTCTACAGGGACTCTTATTAGTTCACCATATAATGGTAAAAAAAATGGATTGATTAATATAATATCTGAATTTGCAATTAAATTATTAGGTTCTGAATATCTAGAAGGTAAGATATTAAGTATGGAATACATAATTTATATAGATCAATTTGTAAGATCTTTTATTAATTGGGGTATTGGTTATAAATCTAGTGAAGGTACTTTAACAAATAATTTTAGTTTAGTATTATCATTTTTAAACGAAAAAGATATTTTAAATAACTTTGATGGGTTTATAAAAGATTTTATAATTAATATTGGAAAAAATGATTGAGATGAATATTTTAAAAATCCTGGTAAATGAATAGATTATTTATATGATAATAATAATGAAAAACTTAATTTATCGATTAAAAAAATGTTGTCTGAACCTATTGAAAATTTATTAAATTCATCATTATTTAGTTCAAATGATGAAGTAGTTAAAATTTTTGATAATAAAAAAGATTTAGGTTTAGGATTTTTAATGAGTGAATCTGTAAAAAAAATTATCAATACTATTTATAAAACAATAACTTTAAAAGAAAATGAAAACTTAAATTATGTTATTAAATTTGATTCATTTGCAAATTTATTTAATAGTCTATATAAAAATGATGCTTTGCAAAATGCATTAAGTGATATTGATAATTTTATGAATAATTTAGGTTTAAATAAAGATAATACAATAGCAAAAGATTCACCCCTTGACAGAATACAAACAATATTAAATGAAAATTTGGGATGATTAAGTGGAATTATTAGTATTATTAACAATATGATAAGTGAATATAATAAAAGATTGTCTAATACAAAAAAAGTTGCTAATAGTATTTTTCTTAATTTAGATGTTTCAATAAAATCAAATTCATTAAATGATTTTGAATATGTAGTAAAAAATAAATTAACAAATATTGAAAATACATTTAAGATAAAACTTAGATATGCTGGTAATTATTTAAAAGTTGATGAACTATATAAATTAGATAAATAA
- a CDS encoding SGNH/GDSL hydrolase family protein, with amino-acid sequence MKKLLTILSVFTISASFSTTVVSCMPQQTEINFDFDPMVGKNIDKSKAIDTSVDPEKHHGVSNFFTLGDSLSDNGGLVTIAKDEVGVNVNIPPDDGKGSNLYNNGFSNGKRVAELINNKLGFDDNTFKPSNLIHSADVEYKNENNETFTAWGRNYSVGGATAYESSGLMSTLLMGNTGIYKQAQAVVKQHQIKETDLFLVEIGGNDLFALADARDNYTQQKNIMKNALENIKNCLLTLVNNGAKRILFITPPDILLTPGYNGEDPSNPDNRYTNPEDKIKINLLTKQFDDGIRNIVNNINTNNENVISIYNLYTNLKLILDGFKTTADSINVNDNFTDSSAFDLGSMDLSNIQIKATVLEKYKEAYLKDKSYVDKFFFIDKVHPTAAGHKYVSNIVWDLLKDKNLINE; translated from the coding sequence ATGAAAAAATTACTTACTATATTGTCTGTGTTTACAATATCAGCTTCTTTTTCAACAACTGTTGTTTCATGTATGCCACAACAAACAGAAATAAACTTTGATTTCGACCCAATGGTTGGTAAAAACATAGATAAATCTAAGGCTATTGATACAAGTGTTGACCCAGAAAAACATCATGGTGTTAGTAATTTCTTTACACTTGGTGATAGTTTAAGTGATAATGGTGGACTTGTAACTATTGCAAAAGATGAAGTTGGAGTAAATGTAAATATTCCTCCCGATGATGGTAAAGGTTCAAATTTATATAACAATGGTTTTAGTAATGGAAAAAGAGTTGCAGAGTTAATAAACAATAAACTAGGTTTTGATGATAATACATTTAAACCTTCAAATTTGATACATAGTGCAGATGTTGAATATAAAAATGAAAATAATGAAACTTTTACTGCATGAGGTAGAAATTATTCAGTTGGTGGTGCTACAGCATATGAATCTAGTGGGTTGATGTCTACTTTATTAATGGGTAATACAGGAATTTATAAACAAGCTCAAGCAGTTGTCAAACAACATCAAATTAAGGAAACAGACTTATTCCTAGTTGAAATTGGTGGAAATGATTTATTTGCATTAGCTGATGCAAGAGATAATTATACTCAACAAAAAAACATAATGAAAAATGCATTAGAAAATATAAAAAATTGTTTATTAACATTAGTAAATAATGGTGCTAAAAGAATTCTTTTCATAACACCTCCAGACATACTATTAACTCCTGGTTATAATGGTGAAGATCCTTCAAATCCAGATAATAGATATACAAATCCAGAAGATAAAATAAAAATAAATCTATTAACAAAACAATTTGATGATGGAATAAGAAATATAGTAAACAATATTAATACTAATAATGAAAATGTAATTAGTATATATAATTTATATACTAATTTGAAATTAATATTAGATGGATTTAAAACAACAGCTGATTCAATAAATGTTAATGATAACTTTACAGATTCTTCTGCTTTTGATTTAGGAAGTATGGATCTATCTAATATTCAAATAAAAGCAACTGTTTTAGAGAAATATAAAGAAGCGTATTTAAAAGATAAAAGTTATGTAGATAAATTCTTTTTTATTGACAAAGTTCATCCAACAGCTGCTGGTCATAAATATGTATCTAACATTGTATGAGACTTATTAAAAGATAAAAACTTGATAAATGAGTAA
- a CDS encoding GroES family chaperonin: MIKPLNNNVVLLIEKPENKTNSGIILTESATEKTNKAKVIAISDKLKNEDKNLTIKENDIVVYKKYSGVEFKDNDNEYLIVEIEDIIAKL, from the coding sequence ATGATTAAACCATTAAATAATAATGTAGTTTTACTTATTGAAAAACCAGAAAATAAAACTAATTCTGGAATCATATTAACTGAATCTGCAACTGAAAAAACTAATAAAGCAAAAGTCATTGCAATTAGTGATAAATTAAAAAACGAAGATAAAAACTTAACTATAAAAGAAAATGATATAGTAGTTTATAAAAAATATAGTGGAGTTGAATTTAAAGACAATGATAATGAATATTTAATAGTTGAAATAGAAGATATTATTGCAAAATTATAA